A DNA window from Impatiens glandulifera isolate HB10 chloroplast, complete genome contains the following coding sequences:
- the psbT gene encoding PsbT, whose translation MEALVYTFLLVSTLGIIFFAIFFREPPKVPTKKVK comes from the coding sequence ATGGAAGCTTTGGTTTATACATTCCTCTTAGTCTCGACTCTAGGAATAATTTTTTTCGCTATCTTTTTTCGGGAACCACCTAAAGTTCCAACTAAAAAGGTGAAATAA